A single genomic interval of Alteromonas sp. CI.11.F.A3 harbors:
- a CDS encoding elongation factor P hydroxylase, with the protein MELFSVANEIDPDVPALITLFNSTFTDFQTKLVLGDDEPVYLPANEDISYHRIVFAHGFFSSALHEIAHWCVAGEKRRLLEDYGYWYCPDGRDAKQQAEFESVEIKPQAIEWAFTEAAGRQFQVSTDNLNGAEPDRHGFTQNVETQLAWYKKNGFPPRAARFIEALKNHTEINGSTITQ; encoded by the coding sequence ATGGAATTATTCAGCGTGGCGAATGAGATAGACCCGGACGTACCTGCGCTTATTACTTTGTTCAACAGCACTTTTACCGACTTTCAAACGAAGCTGGTATTAGGTGATGACGAGCCAGTTTATCTTCCTGCCAATGAAGATATTTCCTATCATCGTATTGTGTTTGCACACGGCTTCTTTTCCAGTGCGCTGCATGAAATTGCCCACTGGTGTGTGGCAGGCGAAAAACGTCGTTTACTTGAAGATTACGGTTATTGGTATTGTCCTGATGGTCGAGATGCCAAGCAGCAAGCTGAATTTGAAAGTGTAGAGATTAAGCCGCAAGCTATTGAGTGGGCGTTTACCGAAGCCGCAGGGCGGCAATTCCAAGTTAGTACCGATAATTTAAATGGTGCAGAGCCTGATAGACACGGTTTCACGCAAAATGTTGAAACCCAGTTAGCGTGGTACAAGAAGAATGGCTTTCCCCCAAGGGCGGCACGTTTTATTGAAGCCTTAAAAAACCATACAGAGATTAACGGGAGCACAATAACCCAATGA
- a CDS encoding ATP-NAD kinase family protein produces MNKPVFRLGVVVNPFAGIGGALALKGSDGADVREKALAMGAEKKANEKMAKALSILEALSEQFTIVTAGGEMGEDVCASLGLPFEVVYKSASQQTEGEDTERAVQAFLGCNLDVILFAGGDGTARNVCKIVGDKVPVLGVPAGCKIHSGVYCVTPSAAGQVISQMIKGEIVSVMDGEVRDIDENAFRTGKVIAKHYGEMRVPAELTYVQAVKMGGKEDEALVLDDIAATISELMDDNPDTYFVMGSGSTVGAVMEFLGLDNTLLGVDVVQDKALVASDVTASELLSLTQGKPTQVVLTVIGGQGHILGRGNQQLSPDFIRAIGKQNMRVVATKQKLQSLENKPLRLDSGDAELDASLQGAFTIITGYKDKVLYNAE; encoded by the coding sequence ATGAATAAGCCGGTATTTCGATTAGGTGTGGTAGTTAACCCTTTTGCGGGTATAGGTGGCGCGCTTGCATTAAAAGGCAGTGATGGGGCCGATGTGCGAGAAAAGGCGTTAGCAATGGGCGCTGAAAAAAAGGCTAATGAAAAAATGGCCAAAGCGCTGTCTATTCTAGAGGCCCTTTCTGAACAATTTACTATCGTTACTGCCGGTGGCGAAATGGGTGAAGACGTTTGTGCTTCGTTAGGGTTACCCTTTGAGGTGGTGTACAAAAGTGCATCGCAACAAACCGAAGGGGAAGATACTGAGCGCGCAGTACAGGCTTTCCTTGGCTGTAATCTTGATGTTATTTTGTTTGCGGGTGGCGATGGTACTGCCCGCAATGTGTGTAAAATTGTGGGTGATAAAGTGCCCGTGCTGGGCGTGCCTGCGGGGTGTAAAATTCACTCGGGCGTGTACTGTGTTACCCCGTCTGCCGCAGGGCAGGTCATTAGCCAAATGATTAAAGGCGAAATTGTCAGTGTGATGGACGGTGAAGTGCGAGATATTGATGAAAACGCATTTCGAACCGGAAAGGTAATAGCAAAACATTATGGCGAGATGCGAGTACCCGCCGAACTCACTTACGTGCAAGCAGTAAAAATGGGTGGCAAAGAGGACGAAGCGCTCGTTCTTGATGACATTGCCGCTACCATTAGTGAATTAATGGACGACAACCCAGATACCTACTTTGTTATGGGCTCGGGCTCTACCGTTGGCGCGGTTATGGAGTTTCTGGGTTTAGACAATACTTTACTGGGTGTTGATGTGGTGCAAGACAAAGCGCTTGTAGCCAGCGATGTGACCGCTTCTGAATTGCTTTCGCTTACGCAAGGAAAGCCAACACAAGTGGTGTTAACCGTTATTGGTGGGCAAGGTCATATTTTGGGGCGTGGAAATCAACAGCTTAGCCCAGACTTTATTCGCGCTATTGGCAAACAGAATATGCGAGTTGTTGCGACCAAACAAAAGTTGCAGTCGCTTGAGAATAAACCATTACGATTAGACTCTGGCGATGCCGAGTTAGATGCATCGCTACAAGGTGCGTTCACTATTATTACCGGCTACAAAGACAAGGTTCTTTATAACGCCGAATAG
- a CDS encoding YfcL family protein, translated as MLPPASAPQQLVNQIAAIEAALDDVVNHGSDDELFTASYLQGHFAVVSRQLEMQSSATMQQLNSDMAASLQAAFDNKELEGEDAAQVKSLWSRLFDQASN; from the coding sequence GTGTTACCTCCGGCTTCAGCCCCCCAACAATTAGTAAACCAAATTGCAGCGATAGAGGCTGCATTAGATGATGTGGTTAATCATGGTAGCGACGATGAACTGTTTACAGCCAGTTATTTACAAGGCCATTTCGCAGTGGTATCTCGTCAGCTAGAGATGCAAAGCAGCGCAACTATGCAGCAGCTGAATTCAGATATGGCAGCAAGCTTGCAAGCCGCGTTTGATAACAAAGAACTAGAGGGCGAGGATGCTGCCCAGGTTAAGAGCCTTTGGTCACGGTTATTCGACCAGGCAAGCAATTAA